One stretch of Malus domestica chromosome 14, GDT2T_hap1 DNA includes these proteins:
- the LOC103455475 gene encoding transcription factor TCP18-like, translating into MFPSDNTSNVNELIPVSYPHVDQPFFHSRPFDHDITTVTPNFFTNSNPNPNSGQQQEGGEENLHQQHHHPPLSLLYFPSPFEDDDVLLFQQHHHQEPDHIGISLHESQVPPYFMKEAAAAATATAAAAAAAAAAAATAADDNTGTVVGVDHQKTTTTSVNIKMVDWDSNKNGHHVYMDDQPQIPRRRTSKRDRHSKINTARGPRDRRMRLSLEVARKFFGLQDVLEFDKASKTVEWLLIQSEPEIKKLSRDHHRKFNYKNMVRCAKTTSPATSESCEMLSGVDEAPTNINISNGGNDDNDKVRSSGIKPSAKERKIVHRQSRKGAFHPLAKASREKARARARERTREKMQRSKKPSNDQAKLSRLNSWNPFESGEESSAYNNNMNNTTNDQPDSMVALRPYPDGVEEPLSSSLAGDIQDMVVDHGTTHDAMMVMGKWSPSSVFTPLQQNTGISQEHQQFADFQFFDKPWDVYNNTHKLF; encoded by the exons ATGTTTCCCTCAGACAACACCAGTAATGTTAACGAATTAATACCCGTGTCTTATCCTCATGTCGATCAACCATTTTTCCACAGCCGGCCATTTGACCATGACATTACTACAGTAACCCCCAATTTCTTTACTAATTCCAACCCCAATCCCAACTCCGGGCAACAacaagaaggaggagaagaaaaccttcatcaacaacatcatCACCCTCCTTTGTCTTTGCTCTACTTCCCCTCTCCGTTTGAAGACGACGACGTTTTACTCTTTCAGCAACACCATCACCAAGAACCTGACCATATTGGGATTTCGCTTCACGAGTCTCAAGTACCACCTTATTTTATGAAGGAAGCTGCTGCTGCGGCTACCGCCACTGCCgccgctgctgctgctgctgctgccgctGCCGCCACTGCCGCTGATGACAACACCGGTACCGTCGTAGGGGTTGATCATCAGAAGACTACTACTACAAGTGTTAACATTAAAATGGTGGACTGGGATTCCAACAAAAATGGCCATCACGTGTACATGGATGATCAGCCGCAGATCCCGAGAAGGAGGACTAGCAAGAGAGATCGCCACAGCAAGATCAACACTGCCCGAGGCCCCAGGGACCGGAGAATGAGATTGTCCCTAGAAGTTGCCCGTAAGTTCTTCGGCTTGCAAGATGTGTTGGAATTTGACAAGGCCAGCAAAACCGTGGAGTGGTTGCTCATTCAGTCAGAACCCGAAATCAAGAAACTATCAAGAGATCACCATCGGAAATTCAACTACAAAAACATGGTGAGATGTGCCAAAACTACATCTCCAGCCACTTCGGAATCGTGTGAAATGCTATCCGGCGTAGACGAGGCTCCAACAAACATTAACATTAGTAATGGTGGCAACGATGATAATGATAAAGTAAGAAGCAGCGGGATCAAACCCTCAGCGAAAGAGAGAAAGATTGTCCACAGGCAATCAAGGAAGGGCGCATTTCACCCTCTTGCAAAGGCTTCGAGGGAAAAGGCAAGGGCAAGGGCTAGGGAAAGAACAAGAGAAAAGATGCAGAGATCAAAGAAGCCTAGTAATGACCAGGCAAAACTAAGCCGTTTGAATTCTTGGAACCCATTTGAAAGTGGGGAAGAATCATCAGCTTACAACAACAACATGAACAATACTACTAACGATCAGCCTGATTCAATGGTGGCGCTGCGACCTTACCCCGATGGGGTTGAAGAACCATTAAGCAGCTCCCTAGCCGGAGATATTCAAGACATGGTTGTTGATCATGGTACTACTCATGATGCTATGATGGTAATGGGAAAGTGGAGCCCTTCTTCAGTGTTCACTCCTCTCCAGCAAAATACTGGAATTTCCCAAGAG CACCAACAGTTTGCCGACTTTCAATTCTTTGACAAACCGTGGGACGTCTACAACAATACTCATAAGCTATTCTAA